A DNA window from Pseudodesulfovibrio thermohalotolerans contains the following coding sequences:
- a CDS encoding flagellin N-terminal helical domain-containing protein, which translates to MSLVINHNLMAMNAARNLGVSYGNLETSTRRLSSGLRITQAADDAAGLAVRELMRSDISSLQQGIRNANDAISLIQTADGALGVIDEKLIRMKELAMQASTGTYNSDQRLIIDSEYQAMASEITRIANSTDFNGIYLLNGALSGSTHDGSGLQATGKLKVHFGTGNDCAEDYYYIQIGTATASALGVGLGATGTSGRSISTQQLAQQSLDVLNNAIISKDKIRANLGSLQNRLENTVTVLEIQAENVQASESRISDVDVATEMTEFVRNQILTQSAVSMLAQANSMPRMALSLLG; encoded by the coding sequence ATGTCCCTGGTTATCAACCACAACTTGATGGCGATGAACGCTGCGCGCAACCTGGGTGTCTCTTACGGAAACCTGGAAACGTCCACCCGTCGCCTGTCTTCCGGTCTGCGCATCACCCAGGCTGCGGATGACGCCGCAGGTCTGGCAGTCCGCGAACTGATGCGTTCGGACATCAGCTCCCTTCAGCAGGGCATCCGCAACGCCAACGACGCCATCTCCCTCATCCAGACGGCTGACGGCGCCCTCGGCGTTATCGATGAAAAACTGATCCGTATGAAGGAACTGGCCATGCAGGCCTCCACGGGTACCTACAACTCCGACCAGCGCCTGATCATCGACTCCGAGTACCAGGCCATGGCTTCGGAAATCACCCGTATCGCCAACTCCACCGACTTCAACGGCATTTACCTGCTCAACGGCGCCCTGTCCGGCTCGACCCACGACGGCTCCGGCCTCCAGGCCACCGGCAAGCTGAAGGTCCACTTCGGTACCGGCAACGACTGCGCGGAAGACTACTACTACATCCAGATCGGCACGGCCACGGCCTCCGCTCTCGGTGTCGGCCTCGGCGCAACGGGCACCTCGGGACGCTCCATCTCCACCCAGCAGTTGGCTCAGCAATCGCTGGACGTCCTGAACAACGCGATCATCTCCAAGGATAAGATCCGCGCCAACCTCGGTTCGCTGCAGAACCGCCTGGAAAACACCGTCACCGTCCTGGAAATCCAGGCCGAGAACGTCCAGGCGTCCGAATCCCGCATCTCCGACGTCGACGTCGCGACCGAGATGACCGAATTCGTGCGCAACCAGATTCTGACCCAGTCCGCGGTCTCCATGCTGGCCCAGGCCAACAGCATGCCGAGAATGGCCCTGTCCCTGCTCGGCTAG
- a CDS encoding CgeB family protein, whose amino-acid sequence MPSIPYTAEPVLEDDALADLRIRTQGKTWHLWGRSGLKRESELARAVPDNGLPVLLGAGLGHCLNLLLERGLPVAVADRETELLALTGALDGRAPESCLHIDAPNPARALDRLTAWRKEHGGRPLVPVVLPLYQRLDRAYYGALAQTLKEGAPTDFWSMARYPKFRSSRPRTLFFDSDYFLCREIQAALLRLDIPCRPLRLDDRETGSSQFIEGLLKAVVDFRPDFVLTVNHFGLDREGKLAGLLDDLGLPLASWFVDNPHLILFDYTHPGADNTAIFTFDAGNLDDMRDKGFKHVHYLPLATDPHRFHPNAGSGRPEWKAGISFVGSSMTGPVARSLTLADLPAPLAGEYEAVAAAFGDSGETSVERFLGAERPDWLNALHGLPVREQRLAAESLLTWEATRQYRLACVRATLPYAPLIVGDDGWAGLLGNTGARLLPPLGYYEDLPRFYPCADINFNCTSRQMKGAVNQRVFDVPACGGFLLTDHREQMEDLFDLDREAAVYRRVEDIPDMVERFAADETSRKDIARAALRRILAEHTYENRLKKLLSIMRDTFC is encoded by the coding sequence ATGCCTTCCATCCCGTATACGGCCGAACCGGTCCTCGAAGACGACGCCCTTGCGGACCTGCGCATCCGCACCCAGGGCAAGACCTGGCACCTTTGGGGCCGAAGCGGCCTGAAGCGGGAATCCGAGTTGGCCCGGGCCGTGCCCGACAACGGCCTGCCCGTGCTCCTTGGCGCGGGCCTTGGGCATTGCCTGAACCTGCTGCTCGAACGGGGGCTGCCCGTGGCCGTGGCGGACCGCGAGACCGAACTGCTCGCCCTGACCGGCGCGCTCGACGGCCGCGCTCCCGAATCCTGCCTGCACATCGACGCCCCGAACCCGGCCCGCGCCCTTGACAGGCTGACGGCGTGGCGGAAGGAGCACGGCGGCCGTCCCCTCGTTCCGGTGGTCCTCCCCCTGTACCAGAGGCTCGACCGGGCCTACTACGGCGCGCTGGCCCAAACACTCAAGGAAGGCGCGCCCACCGATTTCTGGTCCATGGCCCGCTACCCGAAATTCCGGTCGTCCCGTCCGCGCACGCTCTTCTTCGACTCCGATTATTTCCTCTGCCGGGAAATACAGGCCGCCCTGCTGCGTCTTGATATACCATGCCGCCCCCTACGGCTGGACGACCGCGAAACCGGCAGCAGCCAATTCATCGAGGGACTTCTCAAGGCGGTGGTGGACTTCCGGCCGGACTTCGTGCTGACGGTCAACCACTTCGGCCTGGACCGCGAAGGCAAGCTGGCAGGCCTGCTCGACGACCTTGGCCTGCCGCTCGCGTCCTGGTTCGTGGACAACCCGCACCTCATCCTCTTCGATTACACCCATCCCGGTGCGGACAACACGGCCATCTTCACCTTTGACGCGGGCAATCTGGACGATATGCGTGACAAAGGCTTCAAGCATGTGCACTACCTGCCACTGGCCACGGACCCGCACAGATTTCATCCCAACGCGGGCTCCGGGCGTCCGGAATGGAAAGCCGGGATATCCTTTGTGGGCAGCTCCATGACCGGCCCGGTGGCCAGAAGCCTCACTCTTGCCGACCTGCCCGCTCCCCTGGCCGGGGAATACGAAGCCGTGGCCGCTGCGTTCGGCGACTCAGGCGAGACCTCGGTGGAACGATTTCTCGGAGCCGAGCGGCCGGACTGGCTTAACGCGCTGCACGGCCTGCCCGTCCGCGAGCAACGTCTGGCCGCCGAATCCCTGCTCACCTGGGAGGCAACCCGGCAATACCGGCTGGCCTGTGTACGGGCCACCCTCCCCTATGCCCCGCTCATCGTGGGCGACGACGGCTGGGCCGGGCTCCTCGGAAACACCGGAGCGAGGCTCCTGCCGCCTCTCGGCTATTATGAAGACCTTCCGCGTTTCTACCCTTGCGCCGACATCAATTTCAACTGCACCAGCCGCCAAATGAAGGGCGCGGTCAACCAGCGGGTCTTCGACGTCCCGGCCTGCGGAGGATTCCTTCTGACAGACCACCGCGAACAGATGGAGGATCTCTTCGACCTGGATCGCGAAGCCGCGGTCTATCGGCGCGTGGAGGATATTCCCGACATGGTGGAACGATTCGCGGCCGACGAGACATCGCGAAAAGATATCGCCCGGGCCGCCCTGCGGCGCATTCTGGCCGAACACACCTACGAGAACCGTCTGAAAAAGCTCCTATCGATCATGCGCGACACGTTCTGCTGA
- a CDS encoding AsmA family protein encodes MKKFILIGTGVLIAGVIAAVVLVILNLGSLVKTAVEEFGPPITKTEVRLDSADISVLSGSGTLSDFYLGNPDGFKMPSAIECGTIRIKVDTSSLTKDKIIIEEVFVDSPVISYEKRGNTDNFQTIVNNIKQTVASEKKQEAKAEEEKTGAEKTIQINDFIVRNGKINLGGSMLDAFGDKGMGIPLPDIHMKDIGKDKETTPAEAFAQVLGEMTGDVSGAVTEVGKQLSKALGKAVEGAGKAGESVGGAIKGLFGGSE; translated from the coding sequence ATGAAAAAATTCATCCTTATAGGCACCGGAGTTCTCATCGCAGGCGTAATCGCCGCCGTAGTGCTCGTCATCCTCAACCTCGGCAGCCTGGTGAAGACCGCCGTTGAAGAGTTCGGCCCGCCCATCACCAAAACCGAAGTCCGGCTCGATTCCGCGGATATCTCCGTCTTATCCGGATCGGGGACCCTGTCCGATTTCTACCTGGGCAACCCCGACGGGTTCAAAATGCCCAGCGCCATCGAATGCGGAACCATCCGCATCAAGGTGGATACCAGCTCCTTGACCAAGGACAAGATCATCATCGAGGAAGTCTTCGTGGACAGCCCGGTCATCAGCTATGAGAAGCGGGGCAACACCGACAACTTCCAAACCATCGTCAACAACATCAAGCAGACCGTGGCCAGCGAAAAGAAGCAGGAGGCCAAGGCGGAGGAAGAAAAGACCGGAGCCGAAAAGACGATCCAGATCAATGACTTCATCGTCCGAAACGGTAAGATCAACCTGGGCGGCTCCATGCTCGACGCCTTTGGAGACAAGGGCATGGGCATCCCCCTCCCCGACATCCACATGAAGGATATCGGCAAGGACAAGGAGACCACCCCGGCGGAAGCCTTCGCCCAGGTCCTCGGCGAAATGACCGGCGACGTCTCCGGTGCCGTAACCGAAGTCGGCAAGCAGCTCTCCAAGGCCCTCGGCAAGGCCGTTGAGGGCGCGGGCAAGGCGGGCGAATCCGTTGGCGGCGCCATCAAGGGGCTGTTCGGCGGGTCCGAATAA
- a CDS encoding zinc dependent phospholipase C family protein produces the protein MPKELVHFKTAEKTAARLADTRFAPGIAARPQGLFLGAVFHDALFFGATPRALPMAKMAHRIHGAKGEDTHALLRLQARHAATAPDRGLAAALLVGMASHLWADTVMHPMVWHLTGDYYAASRREKSLARQRHRALESLMDMTACPEMIGRPLYRIRNQLAVLGPPLYTALPLAGLADLADVREAKAAPALASAFGVFARFQSLFPSSALSKTLFAASAWLPDTAREIAALFYSPRWLDQADRVQGPIRYLDPVSGDPREDSLAELMDRAADRAAELCRRLEPAVFDRAEDVLPEPGPSLDSGRHGTGTRDMRHMAGDLFPKLPQHFR, from the coding sequence ATGCCCAAGGAACTCGTCCACTTCAAAACCGCCGAAAAGACCGCGGCGCGACTTGCCGACACACGATTCGCGCCGGGAATCGCGGCCCGTCCCCAGGGATTGTTCCTCGGGGCCGTGTTCCACGACGCCCTGTTCTTCGGGGCCACGCCACGCGCCCTGCCCATGGCCAAAATGGCCCACCGCATTCACGGGGCGAAAGGCGAGGACACCCACGCCCTGCTCCGACTCCAGGCCCGCCACGCGGCAACCGCCCCTGACCGGGGCCTGGCCGCCGCCCTGCTGGTGGGAATGGCCTCCCATCTGTGGGCGGACACGGTCATGCACCCCATGGTCTGGCATCTGACCGGCGACTATTACGCCGCTTCCCGCCGCGAAAAGTCCCTGGCCCGCCAGCGCCACCGCGCCCTGGAATCGCTCATGGACATGACCGCCTGCCCCGAGATGATCGGCCGCCCGCTCTACCGCATCCGGAACCAGCTCGCCGTCCTCGGCCCGCCCCTGTACACTGCCCTGCCCTTGGCCGGACTGGCCGACCTTGCCGACGTCCGGGAAGCCAAGGCCGCTCCGGCGCTGGCCTCGGCCTTCGGGGTCTTTGCCCGCTTCCAATCGCTTTTCCCGTCCAGCGCGCTGTCCAAAACCCTGTTCGCGGCGTCGGCATGGCTCCCTGACACGGCAAGGGAAATCGCGGCCCTGTTCTACTCCCCCCGCTGGCTCGATCAGGCCGACCGCGTTCAGGGTCCCATCCGTTATCTCGACCCTGTCTCCGGCGACCCCAGGGAGGACAGCCTGGCCGAACTCATGGACCGGGCCGCCGACCGGGCCGCCGAGCTGTGCCGCCGCCTTGAACCAGCGGTGTTCGATCGGGCCGAAGACGTCCTGCCCGAACCCGGCCCGTCCCTCGATTCGGGAAGGCACGGCACAGGTACCCGGGACATGCGCCACATGGCCGGGGACCTGTTTCCGAAGCTCCCGCAACATTTTCGATGA
- the thyX gene encoding FAD-dependent thymidylate synthase — MPEKQLRVEFLSMTPNALSLIYAAFRQCYHAGFVADMWPRLLSGEIDPQVQADFVSKTMESGHDSPIEHVSMTFAVEGISRACSHQIVRHRIASYSQQSQRYVAENDMDYILPPAIAKIPEAKERFEAFMAEVQSAYSDLRDILVAHGRQSKANEDARFVLPQAAETKIVMTMNCRSLHHFFHLRCCNRAQWEVRAMANAMLAVCKDKLPAIFANGGARCEQLGYCPESPKFACGKYPTRHEAD, encoded by the coding sequence ATGCCGGAAAAGCAACTCAGGGTCGAGTTTCTGTCCATGACCCCCAATGCCCTGTCCCTCATCTACGCCGCGTTTCGCCAGTGCTACCACGCCGGATTCGTGGCCGACATGTGGCCTCGGCTGCTTTCCGGAGAGATCGATCCGCAGGTCCAGGCGGACTTCGTGTCCAAAACCATGGAGTCCGGACACGACAGCCCCATCGAGCACGTGTCCATGACGTTCGCCGTCGAGGGCATTTCCCGCGCTTGTTCCCATCAGATCGTCAGGCACCGCATCGCTTCCTATTCCCAGCAAAGTCAGCGGTACGTGGCCGAAAACGACATGGACTACATTCTGCCTCCCGCCATCGCCAAAATCCCTGAAGCCAAGGAGCGGTTCGAGGCGTTCATGGCCGAGGTGCAAAGCGCCTACTCCGACCTGCGGGACATCCTGGTGGCCCATGGGCGGCAGTCCAAGGCCAACGAGGACGCGCGGTTCGTATTGCCCCAGGCTGCCGAGACCAAGATCGTCATGACCATGAACTGTCGCAGTCTGCATCATTTTTTCCATCTGCGCTGTTGCAATCGCGCTCAGTGGGAGGTGCGGGCCATGGCAAACGCGATGCTGGCCGTCTGTAAGGACAAGCTGCCCGCCATTTTCGCCAACGGCGGAGCGCGATGCGAGCAGCTTGGATATTGCCCGGAATCACCAAAATTCGCCTGCGGAAAATACCCCACACGCCACGAAGCCGACTAA
- the dnaA gene encoding chromosomal replication initiator protein DnaA, with translation MIDTAWKQILYSLEKSLNAGLFTVWIKPLKGRVDGNRLTLTAPNEFVANWVRDRLLQVIRESAAEVLGVEPRITINIAARQPGTKVVAPAGRKSAVAERAPRHMGLPLGQTLKPVTVSNWRFSFDDFVVGPSNELACAASKSIGSTAFNSDHLFLSSGPGLGKTHLLQSVGNELCRTSNRKHLKVACLSSEEFATRWVLAFKGGQVDQFKAQFRESLDVLLLEDVHFFQGKEKMQEELLCTLNALRDRGSKVVLTSSFMPKEFSKVDDRLVSRFCSGFLAHINRPDMETRRRILLDKARRLQVAVPVEVSELLAERITTDIRQLESCLNNLVLKARLLNRDVTMNLAWEVLENYAVQNASPDFPHIIQFICKCYGFSEEELRSKSRKRDIVLARNTAFYLARKHTELSLKSIGERLGRRHSTVLKGITKVEREISLQTPLGRQIENTTQRLTP, from the coding sequence ATGATCGACACTGCCTGGAAGCAAATACTCTACTCTCTTGAGAAGAGCCTCAACGCTGGTCTCTTCACCGTCTGGATTAAACCCCTGAAAGGTCGCGTGGACGGCAATCGTCTCACCCTGACCGCGCCCAACGAGTTCGTGGCCAACTGGGTGCGCGACCGCCTGCTCCAGGTTATCCGCGAGTCCGCTGCCGAGGTGCTCGGCGTGGAACCGCGAATCACCATCAACATCGCCGCGCGGCAGCCCGGCACGAAAGTGGTGGCCCCGGCCGGCCGCAAATCGGCCGTCGCGGAGCGTGCCCCCCGGCACATGGGCCTGCCCCTTGGACAGACCCTCAAGCCCGTGACGGTTTCAAACTGGCGGTTCTCCTTTGACGATTTCGTCGTGGGCCCCTCCAACGAACTCGCCTGCGCGGCCAGCAAGTCCATCGGCTCCACTGCCTTCAACTCCGACCATCTGTTCCTTAGCTCCGGTCCCGGACTGGGCAAGACGCACCTGCTGCAATCGGTGGGTAACGAGCTGTGCCGCACGTCCAACCGCAAGCACCTCAAGGTAGCCTGCCTTTCCTCCGAAGAGTTCGCCACTCGCTGGGTGTTGGCCTTCAAGGGCGGTCAGGTGGATCAGTTCAAGGCTCAGTTCCGTGAGTCCCTCGACGTTCTGCTGCTTGAAGACGTCCACTTTTTCCAGGGCAAGGAGAAGATGCAGGAAGAACTGCTCTGCACTCTCAACGCCCTGCGCGATCGCGGTTCCAAGGTGGTCCTGACCAGCTCGTTCATGCCCAAGGAGTTTTCCAAGGTGGATGATCGATTGGTGTCCCGGTTCTGCTCGGGCTTTTTGGCGCACATCAACAGGCCGGACATGGAAACCCGCCGCCGCATCCTTCTGGACAAGGCCCGCCGGTTGCAGGTCGCCGTCCCGGTGGAGGTCTCCGAGCTGCTGGCAGAGCGGATCACCACTGACATCCGCCAGTTGGAGAGCTGCCTGAACAACCTGGTTCTCAAAGCGCGTCTGCTCAATCGCGACGTGACCATGAATCTGGCTTGGGAAGTGCTTGAGAACTACGCGGTTCAGAATGCCTCTCCGGATTTTCCGCACATCATTCAGTTCATCTGTAAATGCTACGGCTTCTCCGAAGAGGAGTTGCGCTCCAAGAGCCGCAAGCGCGATATCGTCCTGGCCCGCAACACCGCCTTTTATCTTGCCCGGAAGCATACCGAGCTGTCGCTTAAATCCATTGGCGAGCGTTTGGGCCGCAGGCATTCCACTGTGCTCAAAGGTATCACCAAGGTGGAACGGGAAATTTCCCTGCAGACGCCTCTGGGACGTCAGATCGAGAACACTACCCAGCGGCTCACTCCGTAA
- a CDS encoding arsenate reductase ArsC, producing the protein MPPIRVLFICVHNSGRSQIAETFLRSLGQDRFEVQSAGTAPTAVTPLVMNVMREDGFDLANNVADNVRDQLRDNPPYNYVISTCGPDTLSKLPPLPRDTVSLSWAFPDPELVTGSSEEQLAAARAIRDDIRTQVIRFLHDQTTPLGS; encoded by the coding sequence ATGCCCCCCATACGCGTGCTCTTCATCTGCGTGCACAACAGCGGAAGAAGCCAGATCGCCGAAACATTTCTGCGCAGCCTCGGCCAGGACCGCTTCGAGGTTCAAAGCGCCGGGACCGCTCCCACCGCTGTCACCCCCCTTGTCATGAACGTCATGCGCGAAGACGGCTTCGACCTTGCGAACAACGTTGCGGACAACGTCCGTGACCAGCTCCGCGACAATCCGCCCTACAACTACGTCATCAGCACCTGCGGTCCCGACACCCTCTCGAAATTGCCGCCGCTGCCGCGCGACACCGTCAGCCTCAGTTGGGCCTTCCCCGATCCCGAACTTGTCACCGGGTCGTCCGAGGAACAACTGGCCGCCGCCCGCGCCATCCGCGACGATATCCGCACCCAGGTCATCCGCTTCCTCCACGATCAGACCACCCCCCTCGGATCATGA
- a CDS encoding hydantoinase B/oxoprolinase family protein, whose translation MQTNPILLEVFKNRFSSIAEEMGVTLTHTAFSPNIKERRDLSCAVFDANGDMIAQAAHIPVHLGSMPLSVKAAMAAMEEQDGFAPGDMVMLNDPFKGGTHLPDITIVAPVFASEENEPAFFVANRAHHADVGGMASGSMPLSVSLFQEGLIIPPVRIVRGGKTDTELMRLILNNVRTPLEREGDFSAQFMANVTGVRRMTECIAKYGLDTCAHYARALMDYSERITRRAVSSIPDGTYSFEDFLEDDGQGTTDIAIRLTMTVEGDHVQLDFSGSDDQVRGSVNAVRAITLSAVLYVFRALAGRDIPANAGCMRPLTVMTRPGSVVDAAFPAAVAGGNVETSQRLVDVLLGALAQALPRTMPAASQGTMNNLTIGGRNQNTPFAYYETLGGGMGAGPAHDGESAVHSHMTNTLNTPIEALEYAYPFRVREYAIRRGTGGQGQYDGGDGLVRELEMLADAEITVLSERRAHAPFGVNGGQPGSPGENVVISRGVAKTEPGKFHRAVRAGDRVRMETPGGGGYGEPNNS comes from the coding sequence ATGCAGACCAACCCCATCCTCCTGGAAGTCTTCAAGAACCGCTTCTCCTCAATCGCCGAGGAGATGGGCGTCACCCTGACCCACACGGCTTTTTCGCCCAACATCAAGGAACGCCGGGATCTCTCCTGCGCGGTCTTCGACGCGAATGGCGACATGATCGCCCAGGCAGCGCACATTCCGGTGCACCTCGGTTCCATGCCCCTGTCCGTCAAAGCCGCAATGGCCGCAATGGAAGAACAGGATGGATTCGCCCCGGGCGACATGGTTATGCTCAACGACCCGTTCAAGGGCGGCACCCATCTTCCGGACATCACCATCGTGGCTCCGGTCTTCGCCTCGGAAGAGAACGAACCGGCATTCTTCGTCGCCAACCGCGCGCACCACGCCGATGTGGGCGGCATGGCCTCCGGCTCCATGCCCCTGTCCGTCTCCCTCTTCCAAGAGGGGCTGATAATCCCCCCGGTGCGCATCGTTCGGGGCGGAAAGACGGACACGGAGCTCATGCGCCTCATCCTCAACAATGTGCGCACCCCGCTTGAGCGCGAAGGCGACTTTTCGGCCCAATTCATGGCCAACGTCACCGGGGTCCGGCGCATGACCGAATGCATCGCGAAATACGGACTCGACACCTGCGCCCACTACGCCCGCGCTCTCATGGACTATTCCGAACGCATCACCCGGCGGGCCGTATCGTCCATCCCGGACGGGACCTATTCTTTCGAGGACTTTCTTGAGGACGATGGCCAGGGAACCACGGACATCGCCATCCGCCTGACCATGACCGTGGAAGGTGACCATGTCCAGCTGGACTTTTCGGGCAGCGACGATCAGGTGCGCGGCAGCGTCAACGCGGTCAGGGCCATCACCCTGTCCGCCGTGCTGTACGTATTCCGCGCCCTTGCGGGACGGGACATCCCGGCCAACGCCGGGTGTATGCGCCCGCTTACCGTGATGACCCGGCCCGGCTCGGTGGTGGACGCCGCATTTCCGGCCGCCGTTGCCGGAGGCAACGTGGAGACCTCTCAACGGCTGGTGGACGTGCTGCTCGGCGCGCTGGCGCAGGCCCTGCCCCGAACCATGCCCGCCGCGAGCCAGGGGACCATGAACAACCTGACCATCGGCGGCCGCAATCAAAACACCCCCTTCGCCTACTACGAGACGCTGGGGGGCGGCATGGGCGCAGGTCCTGCCCACGACGGCGAATCCGCCGTGCATTCGCACATGACCAATACCCTGAACACTCCTATCGAGGCGCTGGAATACGCCTATCCGTTCCGGGTCCGGGAATACGCCATCCGGCGCGGCACGGGCGGCCAGGGACAATACGACGGCGGCGACGGGCTGGTCCGCGAGCTGGAAATGCTGGCTGACGCTGAAATCACCGTTCTATCCGAACGCCGCGCACACGCCCCCTTCGGCGTGAACGGCGGCCAGCCGGGATCACCCGGCGAAAATGTCGTCATCAGCCGAGGCGTCGCGAAAACCGAACCGGGCAAATTCCACCGCGCCGTGCGGGCCGGTGACCGCGTACGTATGGAGACTCCCGGAGGCGGTGGATACGGCGAACCGAACAATTCATGA
- the tsaB gene encoding tRNA (adenosine(37)-N6)-threonylcarbamoyltransferase complex dimerization subunit type 1 TsaB codes for MAAPKTITPHDLTLVLAGAEERLQLALGQPGPDGDWLLASRQWTVPGQSVRFLVPGLQSVLAEFGLTTKALARIACVRGPGSFTGLRLVLAAAEGLAAGLSLPLAGIDYLPLLASGPGPLLDGPLHVLTYARRGLVYMQSFRCPDLAEIAPLDALSLEQAASRMAEFGEKAYLMGTGLRKNAPFFEELTGANPGYVLLNTAFDNPAPERLLAAADLAEFSSESIDPVYVRPSDAEANLDQIAAKRGLNPDEARRKLEALRQA; via the coding sequence ATGGCCGCACCCAAGACCATCACGCCTCACGACCTGACCCTGGTACTTGCCGGAGCCGAAGAACGACTCCAGCTCGCGCTGGGCCAACCAGGCCCCGACGGCGACTGGCTGCTCGCCTCGCGCCAATGGACCGTACCAGGCCAGTCCGTACGATTCCTCGTTCCGGGACTCCAATCCGTGCTCGCCGAGTTCGGCCTGACCACGAAGGCCCTTGCCCGCATCGCGTGCGTGCGCGGTCCCGGCAGCTTTACCGGCCTGCGCCTTGTGTTGGCCGCCGCCGAAGGACTGGCCGCCGGGCTGAGCCTGCCCCTGGCGGGTATCGACTACCTGCCCCTGCTCGCCTCCGGCCCCGGGCCGTTGCTCGACGGGCCGCTGCACGTCCTGACGTACGCCCGGCGCGGACTGGTCTACATGCAGTCCTTCCGCTGCCCGGATCTGGCCGAGATCGCTCCCCTGGACGCCCTCTCCCTTGAACAGGCCGCTTCGCGCATGGCCGAGTTCGGCGAAAAGGCGTACCTCATGGGCACCGGCCTGCGCAAGAACGCCCCCTTCTTCGAAGAGCTCACCGGAGCCAATCCCGGCTACGTTCTGCTCAACACGGCCTTCGACAACCCCGCGCCGGAACGTCTCCTGGCCGCAGCGGATCTGGCCGAATTCTCCAGTGAATCCATCGACCCCGTCTACGTGCGCCCCTCCGACGCCGAGGCCAACCTGGACCAGATCGCGGCCAAACGCGGCCTGAATCCGGATGAGGCCCGCCGGAAGCTCGAAGCCCTGCGCCAAGCGTAA
- the rseP gene encoding RIP metalloprotease RseP codes for MITSTIAIVLVLGGLIFFHELGHFVVARIFGMGVKAFSLGFGPKLAGFTSGKTDYKISIIPLGGYVALAGEQGEEESDFPDDQLFQNRPAWQRLCVVAAGPFFNFLLAFLIYWFLALAQGQAVMLPVVGGVLPDSPAAEAGFVKDDVITAIDGVPVNSWTQMVETIRAAEGKPLKVVVDRTGETLSLTVTPQVNTFKNLFGEDVTVPMVGINQAGQMRYEPIDGLGIWPALAHTWYMSEVVVKGFLSIIERLIPVESVGGPIMLAQMVHQSAQNGFFDLLGMMALISINLAIINLLPIPVLDGGHILFFGLEIVFRRPLSERWKAMSMRVGLLVLLLLMSLAIFNDVRRLLG; via the coding sequence ATGATCACGAGCACCATCGCCATTGTCCTGGTACTGGGCGGACTTATCTTCTTTCACGAGCTCGGCCACTTTGTTGTGGCCCGGATATTCGGCATGGGGGTCAAGGCCTTCTCGCTGGGCTTCGGGCCGAAGCTGGCAGGCTTCACCTCTGGCAAGACCGACTACAAGATTTCCATCATCCCCCTGGGCGGCTATGTGGCCCTGGCTGGTGAGCAGGGCGAGGAGGAATCCGATTTCCCCGATGACCAGCTCTTCCAGAACCGCCCGGCCTGGCAACGCCTCTGCGTGGTTGCCGCCGGTCCCTTCTTCAATTTCCTGCTGGCCTTCCTGATCTACTGGTTCCTGGCCCTGGCCCAGGGACAGGCCGTCATGCTGCCCGTAGTGGGCGGCGTCCTGCCCGACTCCCCGGCCGCCGAAGCCGGATTCGTCAAGGATGACGTCATTACGGCCATAGACGGCGTGCCCGTAAACTCCTGGACGCAGATGGTCGAGACCATCCGCGCCGCCGAAGGCAAACCCCTCAAGGTAGTGGTGGATAGGACCGGCGAAACGCTGTCCCTGACCGTCACCCCCCAGGTGAACACCTTCAAGAACCTGTTCGGCGAGGATGTGACCGTCCCCATGGTCGGCATCAATCAGGCCGGACAGATGCGTTACGAGCCCATTGACGGCCTCGGTATCTGGCCCGCCCTGGCGCATACCTGGTACATGTCCGAGGTGGTGGTGAAGGGATTCCTCTCCATCATCGAACGGCTCATCCCGGTGGAATCCGTTGGCGGCCCGATCATGCTCGCCCAGATGGTCCACCAGTCGGCACAAAACGGCTTCTTCGATCTGCTCGGCATGATGGCGCTCATCTCCATCAACCTGGCGATCATCAACCTCCTGCCCATTCCCGTTCTGGACGGCGGCCACATCCTCTTCTTCGGGCTGGAGATTGTCTTCCGCAGACCGCTCAGCGAACGTTGGAAGGCCATGTCCATGCGTGTGGGCCTGCTCGTTCTGCTTCTGCTCATGTCCCTGGCCATCTTCAACGATGTCCGCCGGCTCCTGGGCTAG